From the Nocardiopsis changdeensis genome, one window contains:
- a CDS encoding DinB family protein, whose amino-acid sequence MATLNWTGEILAQLQFYWDFSLWPRLEGLTDAEFHWEPAPGAWGVRPGPDGRFRPDRASPEPDPPPVTTIAWRLGHIVVEVLELRDDRHFGHGALHGVEWPGTADGARERLRLAYLSWSDHVRSLDEEGLAAPVGGAESPEWSDFPMVALVLHVQREVIHHSAEISLLRDLYRAGLR is encoded by the coding sequence ATGGCGACGCTGAACTGGACGGGCGAGATCCTGGCGCAGCTCCAGTTCTACTGGGACTTCTCGCTGTGGCCCCGGCTGGAGGGGCTCACCGACGCGGAGTTCCACTGGGAGCCCGCCCCCGGCGCCTGGGGCGTGCGCCCCGGCCCCGACGGCCGCTTCCGCCCCGACCGGGCGAGTCCCGAGCCCGACCCGCCGCCGGTCACCACCATCGCCTGGCGGCTGGGCCACATCGTCGTCGAGGTCCTGGAGCTGCGCGACGACCGCCACTTCGGCCACGGCGCCCTGCACGGCGTCGAATGGCCCGGCACCGCCGACGGCGCCCGCGAGCGCCTGCGCCTGGCGTACCTCTCCTGGTCCGACCACGTCCGCTCCCTGGACGAGGAGGGCCTGGCCGCCCCGGTCGGCGGCGCCGAGTCCCCCGAGTGGTCCGACTTCCCCATGGTCGCCCTCGTCCTGCACGTCCAGCGCGAGGTCATCCACCACAGCGCCGAGATCTCCCTGCTCCGCGACCTCTACCGCGCGGGACTCCGGTGA
- a CDS encoding CaiB/BaiF CoA transferase family protein has translation MSVPQPLPLTGVRVADLSRVLAGPYATMLLADMGAEVIKVEQPGRGDDTRAWGPPWAGGEAAYFLSVNRNKRSLAVDLKDPDGRAAVQELCAGADVVVQNFRPGVIDRLGLGYADVSARNPAVVYCSVSGFGPEHEPAGRPGFDIVVQAESGLMGTTGPAEGPASKVGVALTDVLTGLNAAVGILGALMRARTTGRGEEISASLINSTLSGLVNLTQQALVTGAEPARVGNAHTTIVPYQAFPTADADLVIAAGNDALYLRMCEALERPDLAADPRYATNPGRVEHRGELVGEISATLRSRSADHWAERLLAAGVPVGRVRGVLDALRTADARGDDVLRAVDHPTAGLLEQVRAGFRLENTPPPLTAPPLLGQHSREILTELGLAADLIDAMVERGAVQQHPKGNP, from the coding sequence TTGTCCGTGCCTCAACCCCTGCCCCTGACCGGGGTGCGCGTCGCCGACCTGTCCCGGGTCCTGGCCGGCCCCTACGCCACCATGCTCCTGGCCGACATGGGGGCCGAGGTGATCAAGGTGGAGCAGCCCGGCCGGGGCGACGACACCCGCGCCTGGGGCCCGCCCTGGGCGGGCGGGGAGGCCGCCTACTTCCTGTCGGTGAACCGCAACAAGCGCAGCCTGGCCGTCGACCTGAAGGACCCCGACGGGCGGGCCGCCGTCCAGGAGCTGTGCGCGGGAGCCGACGTGGTGGTGCAGAACTTCCGCCCCGGCGTCATCGACCGCCTGGGCCTGGGCTACGCCGACGTCAGCGCCCGCAACCCGGCCGTCGTGTACTGCTCGGTGAGCGGGTTCGGGCCCGAGCACGAGCCGGCGGGCCGTCCCGGGTTCGACATCGTGGTGCAGGCCGAGAGCGGCCTGATGGGCACCACGGGCCCCGCCGAGGGCCCGGCCAGCAAGGTCGGGGTGGCCCTCACCGACGTGCTCACCGGGCTCAACGCCGCGGTGGGCATCCTGGGCGCCCTGATGCGGGCCCGCACCACCGGCCGGGGCGAGGAGATCAGCGCGTCCCTGATCAACTCCACCCTGTCCGGTCTGGTCAACCTCACCCAGCAGGCGCTGGTGACCGGGGCCGAGCCCGCCCGGGTCGGCAACGCGCACACCACGATCGTGCCCTACCAGGCGTTCCCCACCGCCGACGCCGACCTCGTCATCGCCGCCGGCAACGACGCGCTCTACCTGCGCATGTGCGAGGCGCTGGAGCGGCCCGACCTGGCCGCGGACCCCCGTTACGCCACCAACCCGGGCCGGGTGGAGCACCGCGGGGAGCTGGTCGGGGAGATCAGCGCGACCCTGCGCTCCCGGTCCGCCGACCACTGGGCCGAGCGCCTGCTGGCGGCGGGCGTGCCCGTGGGCCGGGTCCGCGGGGTGCTGGACGCGCTGCGCACCGCCGACGCCCGCGGCGACGACGTGCTGCGCGCCGTCGACCACCCCACCGCCGGCCTCCTGGAGCAGGTCCGCGCCGGGTTCCGGCTGGAGAACACGCCTCCCCCGCTGACCGCGCCGCCCCTGCTGGGGCAGCACTCCCGGGAGATCCTCACCGAACTGGGCCTGGCCGCGGACCTGATCGACGCGATGGTCGAACGCGGCGCCGTCCAACAGCACCCGAAAGGAAACCCATGA
- a CDS encoding acyl-CoA dehydrogenase family protein translates to MSDRKAPAPDPRDFLAVDAGLDDTERDVRDAVRAFAARELLPHVADWFEAGTLPDPRGLAKAFGDLGVLGMHLEGYGCGGSSAVAYGVACRELEAVDSGLRSFVSVQGSLAMAAIHKYGSEEQKEHWLPRMAAGEAIGCFGLTEPDSGSDPGSMRTRARRDGSDWVLDGTKMWITNGSVADVAVVWAATDEGIRGFAVPTDTPGFTANVVHRKLSLRASITSELVLEGVRLPADAVLPGSRGLGSPLSCLNEARYGIVWGAAGAARACYEAALEYAGTREQFGRPIAGFQLTQRKLADMVVDVGHAGLTALQIGRLKDRGLAHHNHVSFGKFANVAAAQRVAAAARSVHGANGITLEYPVMRHMVNLETVATYEGTEEIHALSIGQAVTGISAFR, encoded by the coding sequence ATGAGCGACCGCAAGGCACCCGCCCCGGACCCCCGCGACTTCCTGGCCGTGGACGCCGGACTGGACGACACCGAGCGCGACGTGCGCGACGCGGTCCGGGCGTTCGCCGCCCGCGAGCTGCTGCCCCACGTGGCGGACTGGTTCGAGGCCGGCACCCTGCCCGACCCGCGCGGCCTGGCCAAGGCGTTCGGCGACCTGGGCGTGCTCGGCATGCACCTGGAGGGGTACGGCTGCGGCGGCTCCAGCGCCGTCGCCTACGGCGTGGCCTGCCGCGAGCTGGAGGCGGTGGACTCGGGGCTGCGCAGCTTCGTGTCCGTGCAGGGCTCCCTCGCCATGGCCGCGATCCACAAGTACGGCTCCGAGGAGCAGAAGGAGCACTGGCTGCCCCGCATGGCCGCGGGCGAGGCCATCGGCTGCTTCGGCCTGACCGAGCCCGACTCCGGCTCCGACCCGGGCTCGATGCGCACGCGCGCCCGCCGCGACGGCTCCGACTGGGTGCTCGACGGCACCAAGATGTGGATCACCAACGGGTCCGTCGCCGACGTCGCCGTGGTGTGGGCCGCCACCGACGAGGGCATCCGCGGGTTCGCGGTGCCCACCGACACCCCCGGGTTCACCGCCAACGTCGTCCACAGGAAGCTGTCGCTGCGCGCCTCCATCACCTCCGAGCTGGTGCTGGAGGGGGTCCGGCTGCCCGCCGACGCGGTCCTGCCGGGCTCGCGCGGGCTGGGCTCCCCGCTGTCCTGCCTCAACGAGGCCCGCTACGGGATCGTGTGGGGCGCGGCGGGCGCGGCCCGCGCCTGCTACGAGGCGGCGCTGGAGTACGCGGGCACCCGCGAGCAGTTCGGCAGGCCGATCGCCGGCTTCCAGCTGACGCAGCGCAAGCTCGCCGACATGGTCGTGGACGTCGGCCACGCCGGCCTGACCGCCCTCCAGATCGGGCGGCTCAAGGACCGGGGGCTGGCCCACCACAACCACGTCAGCTTCGGCAAGTTCGCCAACGTCGCCGCGGCCCAGCGGGTGGCCGCGGCGGCCCGGTCGGTGCACGGGGCCAACGGGATCACGCTGGAGTACCCGGTGATGCGGCACATGGTGAACCTGGAGACGGTGGCCACCTACGAGGGCACCGAGGAGATCCACGCGCTGAGCATCGGACAGGCGGTGACCGGCATCTCGGCCTTCCGGTGA
- a CDS encoding primosomal protein N' encodes MTSQPTGPEGVLFELPAAPPAEKEQEKKRSGRPAPRTPAERLPVARVVVDTPLPHLDRYFDYRVPADMDEAAVPGCRVRVRFNNRKLTGFLAERVEASEFTGRLAYLDSVVSPEPVLTPEVLGLSRAVADRYAGTLSDVLRLAVPPRHARAEKEEPAGGAEGGFAAPGAGPWEDYPDGPAFLAELAAGRAPRAVWNALPGPDWPEAIAVAAGTALAAGRGTVVVVPDGRDVERVDAALTAVLGPDRHVALTAGLGPAERYRRWLAVLRDRVRVVVGTRAAAFAPVRDVGLVVLWDDGDDVHADPHAPYPHARTVLSMRAHRAGAGALIGGHTRTTDAQMLVDSGWAGQLVADRAVLRRRAPVVRAAGDDRELERDGAARSARLPGLALRVARQASREGAVLFQVPRRGYLATLACAGCREPARCDACHGPLAVRGSHALPSCGWCGRVAGAWACPECGVNRMRAVVVGDRRTAEELGRAFPSVAVRTSGRDEVLPAVPGTPSLVVATPGAEPVAEGGYAAAVLLDGWALLNRLDLRAAEETLRRWLSAAALVRPGGTVVVCAEASSPVVQSLVRWDPAGFAERELADRRELGFPPAVSMASVTGGPDHVRELLDQVELPEGVELLGPVPVGPDREGPAGPGGAGTTERALLRVSRAGVGPLARSLKAAAAARSARREERLAQIRVDPLHVV; translated from the coding sequence ATGACATCCCAGCCCACCGGACCCGAGGGGGTCCTCTTCGAGCTTCCCGCCGCGCCCCCGGCGGAGAAGGAGCAGGAGAAGAAGCGGTCCGGCCGCCCGGCCCCGCGCACGCCCGCCGAGCGGCTGCCGGTCGCGCGCGTGGTCGTGGACACCCCGCTGCCGCACCTGGACCGGTACTTCGACTACCGGGTGCCCGCCGACATGGACGAGGCCGCGGTGCCGGGCTGCCGGGTGCGGGTGAGGTTCAACAACCGGAAGCTGACCGGGTTCCTGGCCGAGCGGGTGGAGGCGTCGGAGTTCACCGGCCGGCTGGCCTACCTGGACTCGGTGGTCTCCCCCGAGCCGGTGCTCACCCCCGAGGTCCTGGGGCTGTCCCGCGCGGTCGCGGACCGGTACGCGGGCACCCTGAGCGACGTGCTGCGGCTGGCGGTGCCGCCCCGGCACGCCCGGGCCGAGAAGGAGGAGCCCGCCGGGGGCGCCGAGGGGGGGTTCGCCGCACCGGGGGCGGGACCGTGGGAGGACTACCCCGACGGCCCGGCGTTCCTGGCGGAGCTGGCCGCGGGGAGGGCGCCCCGGGCCGTGTGGAACGCGCTGCCGGGGCCGGACTGGCCCGAGGCGATCGCCGTGGCCGCGGGCACCGCGCTGGCCGCCGGGCGGGGCACCGTGGTCGTGGTGCCCGACGGGCGCGACGTGGAGCGGGTGGACGCGGCACTGACCGCGGTGCTGGGCCCGGACCGGCACGTGGCGCTGACCGCCGGACTGGGCCCCGCCGAGCGGTACCGGCGGTGGCTGGCGGTGCTGCGCGACCGGGTGCGGGTGGTGGTGGGCACACGGGCGGCGGCGTTCGCCCCCGTGCGCGACGTGGGCCTGGTGGTGCTGTGGGACGACGGCGACGACGTGCACGCCGACCCGCACGCCCCCTACCCGCACGCGCGCACGGTGCTGTCGATGCGCGCCCACCGGGCGGGGGCGGGGGCGCTGATCGGCGGGCACACCCGGACCACCGACGCCCAGATGCTGGTGGACTCGGGCTGGGCCGGGCAGCTGGTCGCCGACCGGGCGGTGCTGCGCAGGCGCGCCCCGGTGGTGCGGGCCGCGGGGGACGACCGCGAGCTGGAACGGGACGGGGCGGCGCGCTCGGCGCGGCTGCCGGGGCTGGCGCTGCGGGTGGCGCGGCAGGCGTCCCGGGAGGGCGCGGTGCTGTTCCAGGTGCCGCGGCGCGGCTACCTGGCGACGCTGGCCTGCGCGGGCTGCCGGGAGCCCGCGCGCTGCGACGCCTGCCACGGGCCGCTGGCGGTGCGCGGCTCGCACGCCCTGCCCTCCTGCGGGTGGTGCGGCCGGGTGGCGGGCGCGTGGGCGTGCCCCGAGTGCGGGGTGAACCGGATGCGCGCGGTGGTGGTGGGCGACCGGCGCACCGCCGAGGAGCTGGGGCGGGCGTTCCCGTCGGTGGCGGTGCGCACCTCCGGCCGCGACGAGGTGCTGCCCGCGGTGCCGGGGACGCCGTCGCTGGTGGTGGCCACCCCGGGGGCCGAACCGGTGGCCGAGGGCGGGTACGCGGCGGCGGTGCTGCTGGACGGCTGGGCACTGCTCAACCGGCTGGACCTGCGGGCGGCCGAGGAGACGCTGCGGCGGTGGCTGAGCGCCGCGGCGCTGGTGCGCCCGGGCGGCACGGTGGTGGTGTGCGCCGAGGCGTCGTCGCCGGTGGTGCAGTCGCTGGTGCGCTGGGACCCGGCGGGGTTCGCCGAACGCGAGCTGGCCGACCGCCGCGAGCTGGGGTTCCCCCCGGCGGTGTCGATGGCGTCGGTGACCGGCGGCCCCGACCACGTGCGCGAGCTCCTGGACCAGGTGGAGCTGCCCGAGGGCGTGGAGCTGCTGGGCCCGGTGCCCGTCGGGCCCGACCGCGAGGGCCCCGCCGGGCCGGGCGGGGCCGGCACCACCGAGCGCGCCCTGCTCCGGGTGTCCCGCGCGGGGGTGGGCCCCCTGGCCCGCTCCCTCAAGGCCGCCGCGGCCGCCCGCAGCGCCCGCCGCGAGGAGCGCCTGGCCCAGATCCGCGTCGACCCCCTCCACGTGGTCTAG
- a CDS encoding nucleotidyltransferase domain-containing protein: MTPPDPGRRDRLLSDLMERARADPAVIGAALTGSLAAGTADPWSDIDLVLGTAGPHEAVLADWTDLLTGRYAAVHHWDLPLSRPGAVRVFLLPGGPEVDLTVVPGEEFGARGPQWRTLFGRDHALEPFAEPDPDTLIGLAWHHALHARTCVERGRIWQAVHWIGALRTQAIALACRNRGLPAAHAKGAHLLPPEVLGPLAASLPADTSREGLLQPLAALADLLIAEIAAADPGLARRLASELARAAKP, from the coding sequence GTGACCCCGCCCGATCCGGGACGCCGCGACCGCCTCCTCTCCGACCTGATGGAGCGCGCCCGCGCCGACCCGGCCGTGATCGGGGCCGCGCTGACCGGCTCGCTCGCCGCCGGCACGGCCGACCCCTGGTCCGACATCGACCTCGTCCTGGGCACCGCCGGACCGCACGAGGCGGTCCTGGCGGACTGGACGGACCTGCTCACCGGCCGGTACGCGGCGGTCCACCACTGGGACCTGCCACTGTCCCGGCCCGGTGCGGTCCGGGTGTTCCTGCTCCCTGGCGGTCCCGAGGTCGACCTCACCGTTGTCCCGGGGGAGGAGTTCGGCGCCCGGGGCCCGCAGTGGCGGACCTTGTTCGGCCGGGACCACGCCCTGGAACCCTTCGCCGAGCCCGACCCCGACACCCTCATCGGCCTGGCCTGGCACCACGCCCTGCACGCCCGTACCTGCGTCGAACGCGGCCGCATCTGGCAGGCCGTCCACTGGATCGGAGCCCTGCGCACCCAGGCCATCGCCCTGGCCTGCCGCAACCGGGGGCTGCCCGCCGCCCACGCCAAGGGCGCCCACCTGCTGCCGCCGGAGGTCCTGGGCCCGCTGGCCGCGTCCTTGCCCGCCGACACCTCCCGAGAGGGCCTGCTCCAGCCGCTGGCGGCCCTGGCCGACCTGCTCATCGCCGAGATCGCGGCGGCCGACCCCGGGCTCGCCCGCCGCCTGGCCTCCGAACTCGCCCGCGCAGCGAAGCCCTAG
- a CDS encoding RsmB/NOP family class I SAM-dependent RNA methyltransferase, which produces MSEQSRSPYRRPRRGPRPGGARSGGAQGAAAKPGAPRDPARRVAYDVLRAVQDRDAYANLLLPSLLNERGIAGRDAALATELTYGTLRLQGTYDAIMETCVDRTLASVDAEVLPLLRLGAHQLLSTKIPPHAAVSATVDLARRVVGQHRARFANAVLRKVSARDLDEWTGVVAPDRAVDPSGYLSVVHSHPRWIVKELARALGERSKTGLVETERLLAAHNERPRVTLVAKPGRATVEDLVAAGAEPTPYSPFGARLTEGDPAAIREVRQGRAAVQDEASQLVALALTRVDVQGRDELWLDMCAGPGGKAGLLASLAGRREARLVASEVQPARAGLVAGAVRRAPRDAGRAIAADGTRPAWRPGTFDRVLADVPCTGLGALRRRPEARWRRTEDSAAELAPLQHDLLVSAVESVRPGGVVAYVTCSPHLDETDAIVRRVLAERDDLTLLRAPDLLDEVPGLAAGEDGNYAQFWPHRHGTDAMFLALLRRN; this is translated from the coding sequence TTGAGCGAGCAGTCCCGATCCCCGTACCGCCGTCCGCGCCGCGGGCCCCGCCCAGGCGGGGCACGGTCCGGCGGGGCCCAGGGCGCTGCCGCGAAGCCCGGCGCGCCCCGCGACCCGGCCCGCCGGGTCGCCTACGACGTCCTGCGCGCGGTCCAGGACCGCGACGCCTACGCCAACCTGCTGCTGCCCTCCCTGCTCAACGAACGCGGCATCGCCGGCCGCGACGCGGCCCTGGCCACCGAGCTGACCTACGGCACGCTGCGCCTCCAGGGGACCTACGACGCGATCATGGAGACGTGCGTGGACCGCACCCTGGCCTCCGTGGACGCCGAGGTGCTGCCGCTGCTGCGGCTGGGCGCCCACCAGCTGCTGTCCACCAAGATCCCGCCGCACGCCGCCGTCAGCGCCACCGTGGACCTGGCCCGCCGGGTGGTCGGCCAGCACCGGGCCAGGTTCGCCAACGCCGTCCTGCGCAAGGTGTCCGCCCGCGACCTGGACGAGTGGACCGGGGTCGTGGCCCCGGACCGCGCCGTGGACCCCAGCGGGTACCTGTCGGTGGTGCACAGCCACCCGCGCTGGATCGTCAAGGAGCTGGCCCGCGCCCTGGGGGAGCGGTCCAAGACGGGCCTGGTGGAGACCGAGCGCTTGCTCGCCGCCCACAACGAGCGGCCCAGGGTGACCCTGGTGGCCAAGCCGGGCCGCGCCACCGTCGAGGACCTGGTCGCGGCCGGGGCCGAGCCCACCCCGTACTCGCCGTTCGGCGCGCGGCTGACCGAGGGCGACCCGGCGGCGATCCGCGAGGTCCGCCAGGGCCGCGCCGCGGTCCAGGACGAGGCCAGCCAGCTGGTGGCGCTCGCCCTGACCCGGGTCGACGTCCAGGGCCGCGACGAACTGTGGCTGGACATGTGCGCGGGCCCCGGCGGCAAGGCCGGGCTGCTCGCCTCTCTGGCCGGGCGGCGCGAGGCCCGCCTGGTGGCCTCGGAGGTCCAGCCAGCCCGCGCCGGGCTGGTCGCGGGCGCGGTGCGCCGCGCCCCGCGCGACGCCGGCCGGGCGATCGCCGCCGACGGCACCCGGCCGGCCTGGCGCCCCGGGACGTTCGACCGGGTCCTGGCCGACGTGCCCTGCACGGGTCTGGGCGCGCTGCGCCGCCGCCCCGAGGCGCGCTGGCGGCGCACCGAGGACTCCGCGGCCGAGCTCGCCCCGCTCCAGCACGACCTGCTGGTCAGCGCCGTGGAGTCGGTGCGGCCGGGCGGGGTGGTGGCGTACGTGACGTGCTCCCCGCACCTGGACGAGACCGACGCGATCGTGCGCCGCGTCCTGGCCGAGCGCGACGACCTCACCCTGCTGCGCGCCCCCGACCTGCTGGACGAGGTGCCCGGCCTGGCGGCCGGGGAGGACGGGAACTACGCGCAGTTCTGGCCGCACCGGCACGGTACCGACGCCATGTTCCTGGCCCTGCTGCGCCGGAACTGA
- the fmt gene encoding methionyl-tRNA formyltransferase translates to MKLVFAGTPQVAVPSLQALIDSDHEVAAVVTRPDARSGRGRKVSPSPVAELAEKAGIEVLKPAKAGDPDFLARLAEIAPDCCPVVAYGALLPQAALDIPRHGWVNLHFSLLPAWRGAAPVQHAVLHGDDVTGASTFRIVKELDAGPVYGTLTEAVRPTDTSGELLDRLADAGAGLLVRTVDGIASGELSPVPQPDAEVSYASKLEPADAEVDFTAPAQRVDRLVRACTPAPGAWTTFRGARLKLGPLVPVTDADTPALDPGRLHADKKRVLVGTATHPVRLGEVQPQGKRAMNAVDWARGVRPTADDRLGD, encoded by the coding sequence ATGAAACTCGTCTTCGCCGGAACACCGCAGGTCGCGGTTCCGTCCCTACAGGCGCTGATCGACTCCGACCACGAGGTCGCCGCCGTCGTCACCCGCCCCGACGCCCGCTCCGGGCGCGGGCGCAAGGTGTCCCCCAGCCCGGTCGCCGAGCTCGCCGAGAAGGCGGGCATCGAGGTCCTCAAGCCCGCCAAGGCGGGCGACCCCGACTTCCTGGCCCGCCTGGCCGAGATCGCCCCCGACTGCTGCCCGGTGGTCGCCTACGGGGCGCTGCTGCCCCAGGCCGCCCTGGACATCCCCCGCCACGGCTGGGTCAACCTGCACTTCTCCCTGCTGCCGGCGTGGCGCGGCGCCGCCCCGGTCCAGCACGCCGTCCTGCACGGCGACGACGTCACCGGGGCCTCCACGTTCCGGATCGTCAAGGAGCTGGACGCCGGCCCCGTCTACGGCACCCTCACCGAGGCCGTGCGCCCCACCGACACCAGCGGCGAACTCCTGGACCGGCTGGCCGACGCGGGCGCGGGGCTGCTGGTCCGCACCGTCGACGGCATCGCCTCGGGCGAGCTGTCCCCGGTCCCGCAGCCCGACGCCGAGGTCTCCTACGCCTCCAAGCTGGAGCCGGCGGACGCCGAGGTCGACTTCACCGCCCCGGCCCAGCGCGTTGACCGGCTGGTGCGCGCCTGCACGCCCGCCCCCGGCGCCTGGACGACCTTCCGCGGCGCGCGGCTCAAGCTCGGCCCCCTCGTCCCCGTCACCGACGCCGACACCCCGGCCCTGGACCCGGGCCGCCTGCACGCCGACAAGAAGCGGGTCCTGGTCGGCACCGCCACCCACCCGGTGCGGCTGGGCGAGGTGCAGCCCCAGGGCAAGCGCGCGATGAACGCCGTGGACTGGGCCCGTGGCGTGCGTCCCACCGCGGATGACCGCCTGGGCGACTGA
- a CDS encoding aminotransferase class V-fold PLP-dependent enzyme, with the protein MTVVTPIGSARSAQPDLGRCTIVTADEGVPLVSGERVEYANLDYAASAPCLTPVAEALAAALPYYASVHRGAGHHSRVSTEAYERARRSVARFLGVRSEPADAVVFVRGTTDALNLLARAVPQDCTVVVFESEHHASLLPWEHPASRAGSVVRLPLPESPGAAVDTARAALAAAPRGPRLLCVTAASNVTGEIWPVEELVAAAHAEGARVVVDAAQYAPHLPFSLSATGADYVALSAHKLYAPFGSGVLAGRADWLREAAPYLSGGGATRLVTEDDVVWNDLPARHEAGSPNVLGAVALAAACDTLTPRVQELLHIRETSLVERLRAGLAGIGGVHELSLWDEDHPRVGIVSFVVDGIPADLLAAALSAEYGIGVRDGLFCAHPLTRHLLPAGHGQAVRASLGVGTTREHVDRLVGAVADLVEHGPRWEYADADGRLVPVPDPR; encoded by the coding sequence ATGACCGTCGTCACTCCCATCGGCTCCGCCCGCTCCGCCCAGCCCGACCTGGGCCGGTGCACGATCGTCACCGCCGATGAGGGTGTCCCCCTGGTCTCCGGCGAGCGCGTCGAGTACGCCAACCTGGACTACGCGGCCAGCGCCCCCTGTCTGACCCCGGTCGCCGAGGCCCTGGCGGCGGCCCTGCCCTACTACGCCAGCGTTCACCGCGGCGCCGGCCACCACTCCCGGGTCAGCACCGAGGCCTACGAGCGGGCCCGCCGCTCGGTGGCCCGCTTCCTGGGGGTGCGCTCCGAGCCCGCCGACGCGGTGGTCTTCGTGCGCGGCACCACCGACGCCCTCAACCTGCTGGCCCGCGCGGTGCCGCAGGACTGCACGGTGGTCGTGTTCGAGTCCGAGCACCACGCGAGCCTGCTGCCCTGGGAGCACCCGGCCTCCCGCGCCGGGTCGGTCGTGCGCCTGCCGCTGCCGGAGTCCCCCGGGGCGGCGGTCGACACCGCCCGCGCCGCGCTGGCCGCCGCCCCGCGGGGGCCGCGCCTGCTCTGCGTCACCGCCGCCTCCAACGTCACCGGCGAGATCTGGCCGGTCGAGGAGCTGGTGGCGGCCGCCCACGCCGAGGGCGCCCGTGTGGTGGTGGACGCCGCGCAGTACGCCCCGCACCTGCCGTTCAGCCTGTCGGCCACCGGCGCCGACTACGTTGCCCTGTCCGCCCACAAGCTCTACGCCCCGTTCGGGTCGGGCGTGCTGGCCGGGCGCGCCGACTGGCTGCGCGAGGCCGCGCCCTACCTGTCCGGCGGCGGCGCCACACGGCTGGTCACCGAGGACGACGTGGTGTGGAACGACCTGCCGGCCCGGCACGAGGCGGGCAGCCCCAACGTGCTGGGCGCGGTCGCCCTGGCCGCGGCCTGCGACACCCTCACCCCCCGCGTGCAGGAACTGCTGCACATCCGCGAGACCTCGCTGGTGGAGCGGCTGCGCGCGGGACTGGCCGGGATCGGCGGCGTGCACGAGCTGTCCCTGTGGGACGAGGACCACCCGCGGGTGGGCATCGTGTCGTTCGTCGTGGACGGGATCCCCGCCGACCTGCTGGCGGCGGCGCTGTCGGCCGAGTACGGCATCGGCGTCCGCGACGGCCTCTTCTGCGCCCACCCGCTGACCCGCCACCTGCTGCCCGCGGGCCACGGCCAGGCGGTCCGGGCCAGCCTGGGCGTCGGCACCACGCGGGAGCACGTGGACCGGCTCGTCGGCGCGGTCGCCGACCTGGTCGAGCACGGCCCGCGCTGGGAGTACGCGGACGCGGACGGACGCCTGGTCCCGGTGCCCGACCCCCGCTGA
- a CDS encoding SAM-dependent methyltransferase: protein MTDVRGNEAGPLRGAHREPVRRPARGSGVVDLRGRPPRPSPEPDEAARRHTAFLDRVTAYLCADAGTGQFVDWGCPVPGLAAMVRAHRPGARVVHVAPPGVAGTLASSDGAVVSSEGGPSAALHRLATSGLVDLDEPVAVLMTRPFPADAPPGGIADLYGLLRGGGHLALASTAPHQVLLRALAPFHPVEPGAADLVWWPYPDEDVAARGSGILGALGRAPARGGGGNRWRR from the coding sequence GTGACGGACGTCCGAGGCAACGAGGCGGGACCGCTCAGGGGCGCCCACCGCGAGCCGGTGCGCCGACCCGCACGCGGATCCGGCGTCGTCGACCTGCGCGGCCGGCCCCCGCGCCCGAGCCCGGAGCCCGACGAGGCCGCCCGCCGCCACACCGCGTTCCTGGACCGGGTGACCGCCTACCTGTGCGCGGACGCCGGGACCGGCCAGTTCGTCGACTGGGGCTGCCCGGTGCCCGGCCTGGCCGCCATGGTCCGCGCCCACCGGCCCGGCGCCCGCGTCGTCCACGTCGCCCCGCCCGGGGTCGCCGGCACCCTCGCCTCCTCCGACGGGGCCGTCGTCTCCTCCGAGGGCGGCCCCTCCGCCGCCCTGCACCGCCTCGCCACCTCCGGGCTCGTCGACCTCGACGAGCCCGTCGCCGTTCTCATGACCCGGCCCTTCCCCGCCGACGCCCCGCCCGGGGGCATCGCCGACCTGTACGGCCTGCTGCGCGGCGGCGGCCACCTCGCCCTGGCCTCCACCGCGCCCCACCAGGTGCTGCTGCGCGCCCTGGCCCCCTTCCACCCCGTCGAACCCGGGGCCGCCGACCTGGTGTGGTGGCCCTATCCGGACGAGGACGTGGCGGCCCGCGGCAGCGGGATCCTGGGCGCGCTCGGCCGCGCGCCCGCACGGGGCGGGGGCGGGAACCGATGGCGACGCTGA
- a CDS encoding DUF3870 domain-containing protein, whose protein sequence is MQQVFRNPRVVLISGYARLPDSVASHSQYQRLGVVLAVDTADGRIVAADTTLLTDLAKDFFRALVEGESVTEDIAELVRRVQTRYAGQSGAALTTALRRCLESYYQLRDDHQLPSGEE, encoded by the coding sequence ATGCAGCAGGTCTTCCGCAATCCCCGGGTCGTCCTGATCTCCGGCTACGCCCGCCTGCCCGACTCCGTGGCCAGCCATTCGCAGTACCAGCGCCTGGGCGTCGTCCTGGCGGTGGACACCGCCGACGGCCGGATCGTCGCCGCCGACACCACGCTCCTGACCGACCTGGCCAAGGACTTCTTCCGGGCCCTGGTCGAGGGCGAGTCGGTCACCGAGGACATCGCCGAACTGGTGCGCCGGGTGCAGACCCGCTACGCGGGCCAGTCCGGGGCCGCCCTCACCACCGCGCTGCGCCGCTGCCTGGAGAGCTACTACCAGCTCAGGGACGACCACCAGTTGCCGAGCGGCGAGGAGTGA